The nucleotide sequence TTTACTGTAATTTCACCTTCACCCTCTAGTGTTTGCAGCCAATGAAAGCAGGGGTAGCCATCTTCGCGTTCAAAGGATTCTTGATGATCCTCAGTTCCAATCGTCTCAAGCTGCAATGGAAGTGGCTCTAAAGGGATCGATGGGACGACGCGTTGGTTCATCATAAAACCTCCATATTGTTATATCCGAACTCTATTATATTATATAGGATGCTAGAAGAATAAGAAATATAATGGAGTCGAGAGTGACATATTATTCTATCGATGAGGTGGGGCTCGAATGATCAATCCGAATAAGCCGAAAATTTGGTATGGCGGGGATTACAACCCGGATCAGTGGGAGAAGCCAGTTTGGGACGAAGATTTACGCATGTTTAAGCTGTCTGGTATAGATGTGGCTACATTGAATGTATTTGCATGGGCGAAAAATCAACCCAACGAAGAAACCTATCAATTCGATTGGCTGGATGAAATGATCAACAAACTGCACGGTGATGGTGTCGGTGTATGCTTAGGTACGAGCACAGCGGCGCATCCAGCTTGGATGGCGAAGAAATATCCGGATGTGCTGCGAGTTGATTTCGATGGACGCAAAAGAAAGTTTGGTGGACGTCACAATTCATGTCCGAACAGTCCAACCTATCGCCATTACTCAGTGAAGATGGCTGAAAAACTCGCTGAACGCTATAAAGATCACCCTGCACTTCTCATCTGGCATATCTCGAATGAATATGGCGGCTATTGCTACTGTGATAACTGCGCAGTAGCGTTCCAGGAGTGGTTGAAGCAACGTTATGGCTCGCTCGACACGCTTAATCGGGCATGGAACACAAGCTTCTGGGGTCATACGTTCTATGAGTGGGATGAGATCGTACCTCCAAGCGCATTAAGTGAAGAATGGCGTGGTTGGAACGGTCGCACGGCAACGAATTTCCAAGGGATCTCACTCGACTATTGCCGTTTTCAATCCGATAGCTTGCTAGAATGCTATAAGCTGGAATATGAAGTTTTGAAAAAGCACACGCCAAATATTCCAATTACGACAAATTTAATGGGCGCATATAAGGAATTGGATTATCAAAAATGGGCGAAGCATCTGGATGTCGTCTCGTGGGACAGCTATCCTGGAATGGATACACCATATAGTTATACTGCAATGATGCATGACCTAATGCGTGGGCTGAAGGACGGTCAGCCATTCATGTTAATGGAGCAGACGCCAAGCGCGCAAAACTGGCAACCCTACAATGCACTCAAGCGTCCAGGTGTAATGAGACTGTGGAGTTATCAAGCGGCTGCACGTGGTGCGGATACGATTATGTTCTTCCAATTGCGTAGATCAATTGGAGCTTGTGAGAAATATCATGGTGCGGTTATTGATCATGCAGGTCACGAGCATACACGTGTTTTCCGTGAATGCGCCGCACTTGGTAGCGAGCTTCATAAGCTAGGGGATACGCTGCTTGACGCGCATGTGAAATCGAAAGTAGGGATCATCTTCGATTGGGATAACTGGTGGGCAGTGGAGTTATCTAGCGGTCCTTCTATTGCTCTCAAGTATGTAGATGAAGTTTATAAGTATTATGATGCTTTATATCAATTAGGAATTACAGCAGATATGATCAGTGTCGATACGGACTTCTCCAAGTACGATGTCATTATCGCACCTGTTATGTATATGGTGAAGCCGGGCGTTGCATCGCGAATTGAGCAGTATGTCGAAGCGGGTGGATCGTTCATCACGACGTTCTTTAGCGGAATCGTTAATGAGAATGACCTCGTTGCGCCTGGTGGATATCCTGGAGAGCTTCGTAAGGTGCTAGGAATCTGGGCAGAGGAAATTGACGCATTATTACCGGAGCAAAGTAATTCGATTGAGTTGAAGTCGAAGCTTGATGGGATGAAGATGAGCTATTCCTGCAACTTGCTTTGCGATCTGATTCATTCTGAAGGTGCTGAAGTCATTGCGGAGTATGGATCGGATTTCTATAAGGGAATGCCTGCGGTGACCGTCAATCGGTATGGTTCTGGTGAAGCATGGTACATGGCGACGAGTCCTGAAGGAGCGTTCCTGCAAGATTGGCTCAAGAAACTTTGTGCCGATCGCGGGATTCAGCCGGCGCTCGCTTCGCTACCAAGCGGTGTAGAAGCGACAATTAGGGAGAAGGATGGTCAAAGCTATCTGTTCGTGCTAAATCATAATGCGGATGCGATGGCTGTTAATGTGCCTGCCGGATACGATCTGTTGACAGACCGTAAGTTGAGTGGACAAACGGAATTGCCAGGTCGCGATTTGTGGATTGTGAAGCTGGATTAATGGATAGAAGATCACCTATCAGAACTATGAAACAATGATATGGGAGTAAGCTCGC is from Candidatus Cohnella colombiensis and encodes:
- a CDS encoding beta-galactosidase is translated as MINPNKPKIWYGGDYNPDQWEKPVWDEDLRMFKLSGIDVATLNVFAWAKNQPNEETYQFDWLDEMINKLHGDGVGVCLGTSTAAHPAWMAKKYPDVLRVDFDGRKRKFGGRHNSCPNSPTYRHYSVKMAEKLAERYKDHPALLIWHISNEYGGYCYCDNCAVAFQEWLKQRYGSLDTLNRAWNTSFWGHTFYEWDEIVPPSALSEEWRGWNGRTATNFQGISLDYCRFQSDSLLECYKLEYEVLKKHTPNIPITTNLMGAYKELDYQKWAKHLDVVSWDSYPGMDTPYSYTAMMHDLMRGLKDGQPFMLMEQTPSAQNWQPYNALKRPGVMRLWSYQAAARGADTIMFFQLRRSIGACEKYHGAVIDHAGHEHTRVFRECAALGSELHKLGDTLLDAHVKSKVGIIFDWDNWWAVELSSGPSIALKYVDEVYKYYDALYQLGITADMISVDTDFSKYDVIIAPVMYMVKPGVASRIEQYVEAGGSFITTFFSGIVNENDLVAPGGYPGELRKVLGIWAEEIDALLPEQSNSIELKSKLDGMKMSYSCNLLCDLIHSEGAEVIAEYGSDFYKGMPAVTVNRYGSGEAWYMATSPEGAFLQDWLKKLCADRGIQPALASLPSGVEATIREKDGQSYLFVLNHNADAMAVNVPAGYDLLTDRKLSGQTELPGRDLWIVKLD